A stretch of the Arthrobacter sp. PAMC 25486 genome encodes the following:
- a CDS encoding Tex family protein → MTDILHAPLTLPTAAAQAERIIAAIAAELGVRAAHVRAAIGLMDDGASVPFIARYRKEVTGTLDDAQLRDLDERLRYLRDLEARRVVVLETIHGLGKLSEALRRSVESAATKSELEDLYLPYKSTRKTKADAAREAGLEPLLDALLADPATFPAVAADAFVDAARGVANADDALAGARSILIERAGQDPVLVGELRERLWKTGRLRSSVKTGKDNAGEKFKDYFDFAQPPHTLPSHRVLALLRGEKEGVLSLDLSEADSRDADAQTQARAAYEGAVARSLGIAESGRAADTWLMTSARLAWRTRILTRLSVDLRVRLFQSAEEESVRVFAANLRDVLLAAPAGNRATLGLDPGLRTGTKVAVVDGTGKVAATDTIYPHAPARRWNEALATLVSLAQRYDVELVAIGNGTASRETDKLAAELVAELKRQNPESKVSKLVVSEAGASVYSASALAGAELPGMDVSLRGAVSIARRLQDPLAELVKIEPKSIGVGQYQHDLTPAKLDRSLDAVVEDCVNAVGVDLNMASPALLARVAGVGPLLSENIVAHRNEHGPFSKRRELLKVARLGPKAFEQCAGFLRITGGAEPLDASSVHPEAYGVARKILAAVGAKPAEITVGVGAVASVNPADFVDGDFGLPTVQDIVAELQKTGRDPRPRFETATFADGIEKITDLRPGMILEGTVSNVAAFGAFVDIGVHQDGLVHVSAMSNSFVSDPHSVVKSGQVVRVKVLEVEPERKRISLTLRLDDESKAGERVAGKPDAGSRASSRPSPQGGGAVARGRGQGANPGRGQGSNPGSAQGSNPGSAQGSNSGQGRQPGGQKGGQRGPRGTGAQTRPNTAAPSANTAAPSANTAMAEALRRAGLGK, encoded by the coding sequence GTGACTGACATTTTGCACGCCCCGCTGACCCTGCCCACCGCCGCTGCACAGGCCGAGCGCATCATTGCCGCCATCGCCGCCGAGCTGGGTGTGCGTGCCGCCCACGTTCGTGCCGCGATTGGACTGATGGACGACGGCGCCAGCGTCCCCTTTATTGCCCGGTACAGAAAAGAAGTCACCGGGACGCTGGATGACGCCCAGCTGCGTGATCTGGACGAGCGCTTGCGGTACCTGCGCGACTTGGAAGCCCGGCGCGTGGTGGTGTTGGAAACCATCCACGGCTTGGGTAAGTTGAGCGAGGCGTTGCGCCGCTCTGTTGAGTCGGCCGCCACGAAGTCCGAACTGGAGGACCTGTACCTGCCGTACAAGTCGACCCGCAAAACCAAGGCGGACGCCGCCCGCGAGGCCGGTCTGGAGCCGCTGCTTGATGCACTGCTCGCGGATCCTGCCACGTTCCCCGCGGTGGCAGCCGACGCCTTTGTCGATGCTGCCCGCGGTGTCGCCAACGCCGACGATGCCCTGGCCGGGGCCCGCTCCATCCTGATCGAACGCGCAGGCCAGGACCCCGTCCTGGTGGGGGAATTGCGCGAACGGCTGTGGAAAACCGGCCGGCTGCGCTCCTCCGTCAAGACCGGCAAGGACAACGCAGGAGAGAAGTTCAAGGACTACTTTGACTTCGCCCAGCCACCCCACACCCTGCCCAGCCACCGGGTCCTGGCCCTGCTGCGTGGTGAAAAGGAGGGCGTGCTTTCGCTCGACCTGTCGGAGGCCGACTCCCGTGACGCCGACGCCCAGACGCAGGCCCGCGCCGCGTACGAAGGCGCCGTGGCGCGTTCGCTCGGCATTGCCGAATCTGGGCGTGCAGCCGACACCTGGCTCATGACCAGCGCCCGGTTGGCCTGGCGGACCCGCATCCTGACCCGCCTGTCAGTTGACCTGCGCGTGCGGCTCTTCCAAAGTGCCGAAGAGGAATCCGTGCGGGTTTTTGCCGCCAACCTCAGGGACGTTTTGCTGGCGGCCCCGGCCGGCAACCGCGCCACCTTGGGCCTCGACCCTGGCCTGCGCACCGGCACCAAGGTGGCCGTGGTTGATGGCACGGGCAAGGTTGCCGCCACCGACACCATCTACCCGCACGCCCCGGCCAGGCGCTGGAACGAGGCACTCGCAACCCTGGTCTCACTGGCACAGAGGTATGACGTTGAGTTGGTGGCCATTGGCAATGGAACGGCCAGCCGCGAGACCGACAAATTGGCTGCAGAGCTGGTGGCCGAACTTAAGCGCCAAAACCCGGAGAGCAAGGTCAGCAAGCTCGTCGTTTCCGAGGCTGGCGCCTCGGTCTACTCGGCCTCGGCACTGGCCGGTGCCGAACTTCCCGGCATGGACGTCTCGCTCCGTGGTGCGGTGTCCATCGCGCGCCGCCTGCAAGACCCGCTCGCCGAACTGGTCAAGATCGAGCCCAAGTCCATCGGCGTGGGCCAGTACCAGCACGACCTCACCCCCGCCAAGCTCGACCGCTCCCTCGACGCCGTCGTTGAAGACTGTGTCAACGCAGTGGGTGTTGACCTGAACATGGCCTCGCCCGCGCTCCTGGCGAGGGTGGCCGGCGTCGGGCCCCTCCTGAGCGAAAACATTGTGGCGCACAGGAACGAGCACGGCCCGTTCAGCAAGCGCCGGGAATTGTTGAAGGTTGCGCGCCTCGGCCCCAAGGCCTTTGAACAGTGCGCCGGCTTCCTGCGGATCACCGGCGGAGCGGAGCCCCTCGACGCCTCAAGCGTGCACCCCGAAGCGTACGGTGTGGCACGCAAAATCCTCGCCGCGGTGGGTGCCAAACCGGCCGAGATTACCGTCGGCGTGGGTGCCGTGGCATCGGTCAACCCGGCCGATTTTGTCGATGGCGACTTCGGCCTGCCCACCGTCCAAGACATCGTTGCCGAGCTGCAAAAGACCGGGCGCGACCCCCGCCCCCGCTTCGAAACGGCCACCTTCGCCGACGGCATCGAGAAGATCACCGACCTGCGCCCCGGCATGATCCTGGAAGGCACCGTCTCCAACGTGGCCGCATTTGGCGCGTTCGTTGACATCGGCGTGCACCAGGACGGGCTGGTCCACGTCTCCGCCATGAGCAACTCCTTCGTCTCCGACCCGCATTCAGTGGTCAAGTCCGGCCAGGTTGTGCGCGTGAAGGTCCTTGAGGTGGAGCCCGAGCGGAAGCGGATTTCGCTGACGCTGCGCCTGGATGATGAGTCGAAGGCGGGGGAGCGCGTGGCCGGGAAGCCCGACGCCGGCTCCCGCGCGTCCAGCCGGCCCTCGCCTCAGGGCGGTGGTGCGGTTGCGCGCGGCCGCGGACAAGGTGCCAACCCTGGCCGTGGACAGGGCTCCAACCCTGGCTCCGCACAAGGCTCCAACCCTGGCTCCGCACAGGGCTCCAACTCCGGCCAGGGCCGCCAACCGGGTGGGCAGAAGGGTGGGCAACGTGGTCCCCGGGGGACCGGCGCGCAGACCCGCCCCAACACTGCCGCCCCGTCAGCCAACACGGCGGCACCGTCGGCCAACACAGCAATGGCGGAGGCACTGCGGCGGGCGGGGCTGGGCAAATAG